A genome region from Erigeron canadensis isolate Cc75 chromosome 3, C_canadensis_v1, whole genome shotgun sequence includes the following:
- the LOC122593518 gene encoding uncharacterized protein LOC122593518 — protein MFDRREPSTYSLPASLPQWPQGEGSFNAGIINLGELEVKMVKQLAVFNYYYYYFKKYKTKSIMFYGPQSIPDGFFLLGHSAQPSSHRHLGRSCVLVARNSNNNLDHQPPPLMHPVGFDLIFKDTLFVIWRPRPPPGYRALGFIVTTLIRRVLMKPKLSVVMCVREDLTQSCQLGDDLCESYSKIKVFNTKPFRTGMFSKGVPVGTFVSALSDSDFPHVGYCLRNLNPNLEAMPNLEQVEALMQHYGPILYFHPDEVYFPSSVPWFFKKGAKLFKKGKSSNGIPIHPHGTNLPQGGTNDGSYWLDLPPEDVDDIKHGNLESAQLYIHVKPAFAGTFTDIDMWFFCPYKGPVAVTLTNKLKTKIKVGKHIGNWEHFTLRISNFNGELYSVYFSGHSGGKWVDASHLKFFKGNKPIVYSAKGSHATFPNAGTCIKGLPKLGIGLKMQADVSNQFIDASNTYHIVAAEYLGGVVEEPDWLQYMRVWGPTVSFDWRPELKKSITYLPFLTGLMVKKLVHLFPYKERRTGPKERLSWFGDEQ, from the exons atgtttgATCGTCGGGAACCATCAACCTATTCTCTTCCTGCATCTCTTCCTCAATGGCCTCAAG GGGAAGGTAGTTTTAATGCTGGAATCATTAACCTTGGAGAGTTAGAGGTAAAAATGGTGAAACAATTAGCAGTTTTTAACTATTATTACTACTACttcaaaaaatacaaaacaaagtcTATCATGTTTTACGGACCTCAGTCGATACCCGATGGTTTCTTCCTTTTGGGTCACTCAGCTCAGCCATCTAGTCATCGACATCTTGGAAGATCCTGTGTTCTTGTTGCTCGAAATAGTAACAACAACCTAGATCATCAACCTCCTCCTCTTATGCATCCCGTGGGGTTCGATCTAATCTTTAAAGACACACTTTTTGTTATATGGCGACCACGCCCTCCTCCGGGTTATAGAGCGCTTGGATTTATTGTCACCACTTTGATTAGGAGGGTTCTAATGAAGCCAAAACTCAGTGTTGTTATGTGTGTTCGTGAAGATCTTACTCAGTCTTGTCAACTTGGTGATGACCTTTGTGAAAGCTATTCCAAGATAAAAGTTTTCAACACCAAACCTTTTAGGACTGGAATGTTTTCTAAAGGTGTTCCTGTTGGGACGTTTGTTTCTGCTCTTTCGGATTCAGATTTTCCCCATGTGGGGTATTGCTTGAGGAATTTGAACCCTAATCTTGAAGCAATGCCAAACCTGGAGCAAGTAGAGGCGTTAATGCAGCATTATGGTCCCATACTTTACTTCCACCCTGATGAGGTATACTTCCCATCTTCGGTTCCATGGTTTTTCAAGAAAGGAGCCAAACTCTTCAAAAAGGGCAAGTCGTCTAACGGGATACCCATTCATCCTCATGGCACAAACTTGCCACAAGGTGGAACAAACGATGGCAGTTACTGGTTGGATTTACCCCCGGAGGATGTGGATGACATCAAACATGGTAACCTTGAGAGTGCACAACTTTACATTCATGTGAAACCGGCTTTTGCTGGTACTTTCACTGACATTGATATGTGGTTTTTCTGCCCCTATAAGGGGCCTGTAGCCGTTACTCTCaccaataagttaaaaacaaaaattaaggtTGGCAAACACATCGGTAATTGGGAGCATTTCACGCTGCGGATAAGCAACTTCAACGGTGAACTTTACAGCGTGTACTTTTCAGGGCATAGTGGCGGCAAATGGGTTGATGCTAGTCATCTAAAGTTCTTCAAGGGGAACAAGCCAATTGTTTATTCTGCTAAAGGCAGCCACGCTACTTTCCCTAATGCTGGAACTTGCATTAAAGGGCTGCCCAAGCTTGGAATTGGCCTGAAGATGCAAGCTGATGTAAGCAATCAGTTCATTGACGCAAGCAACACGTATCATATTGTTGCAGCAGAGTATCTTGGTGGTGTTGTGGAAGAACCGGACTGGTTGCAATATATGCGGGTTTGGGGACCAACAGTATCATTTGATTGGCGGCCCGAGCTCAAAAAGAGCATAACCTACCTGCCGTTTCTCACCGGGCTGATGGTGAAGAAGCTGGTTCATCTCTTCCCATACAAGGAAAGGCGTACAGGACCCAAGGAAAGGCTTAGTTGGTTTGGAGATgaacaataa